The nucleotide sequence TTCGAGGCCATACACGGCAGTGCCCCCCGCCGGGCGGGCCAGAATATGGCAAACCCCAGCGGCCTGCTGAACGGTGCCGTGCAGATGCTGGTGCACATAGGCCAGCCCGACGTGGCCGAAAAAGTACAAAACGCCTGGATAAAGACGCTGGAAGATGGCGTGCATACCTACGACATCTACCGCGAGGGTGTGAGCAAGGAAAAGGTGGGTACGCGCGAGTTTGCCGATGCGGTAATTGCCCGCCTGGGCCAGGAGCCCAAGCAGCTGAAGCCGGTGCGCTACAATAAGGATGCAAAGCCGATGGATACCAACCGCTATACCATTACCACCCGCAAACCCGCCCATACAAAAGAGCTGGTAGGCGTGGATGTATTTGTGCATTGGCCTGGTTTTGAGCCAGAAAAACTGGCACAGGAGATACAAAAGGCCGGTACGGACAGCCTGGCCCTGGGCATGATCTCTAACCGGGGAACCAAGGTATGGCCCGATGGGCACCCCAGCACCTTCTGTACCGACCACTGGCGCTGCCGCTTTAAGGGAAAAAATGGCAGTGTGAAGCACAAGGACGTGATAGCCGTGCTAGGCAAGCTGGAAGCCGCCGGGGTAGACTTTATCAAGACGGAGCATCTGTATCTGTTTGACGGTCAGGATGGCTACACCAAGGGCCAGGGTGAATAGCAATTCATTCATACCCTTTTTCTAGCCACTTATTTCAACGGTAATGAAACAAGAAAAGCCCCGCGTGGGGCTTTTCTTGTTTGATCCCGACACGGAACTACCGGGGCTCGGGGGGGGCTTTTCCCCTCCTCCTGTCGGTCATACCAGCCTACTATCGGGTATGGGGAACATCCATGCGGGGGAGAAACAGACTTGCCCCTAGGTCGGCCCGTGCCGTGTAGATTGCTGCAATGCAGATGCCAGCTACGGCACGGTGCAGGCAGGGTAGGGATAGAGGCCGGGCTACTGTTGTGCTAGTACAGCGAGGTGTCGCCCGACTCGAACTGTAGTACGATGTATTCAATCTGGGCATCCTCCACATCCGTAGTGGGGTGGTAGCCATTTTTCAGGTTTGCGCCAAATAGCGTAGCCAGCGTCTGCCAGAAGACAGCCGATGCGCCCGAGCGGTATTCCTTGATCAGCTCATAGGCCGAGTTGTTGGTTTCCCGATGAATCAGCTTGATCAGCACCTTGCCCTGCGAGAGGGTGAGTTTTCGCAGCTGCCCTTCGTACTCCTCTTTTAGCTGCTTTTCCAGGGCCTTGGTGTAGGCCTTGCGTGTCTTTTCGTCTGGCATGGTGGCCAGCTTGTCATTCGTCTCGCGCAGTAGCCGCCCGCTCAGTTTGGCCAGGGCATACACCTTCAGTACATCTGCGCGTAGTTTGGTTATCTTGTGCATCTGCCGTGCCCGCCTGCGCGCTTCGCGCTGGGCTTCCACAGGGTCGGCCAGGTAGGGGGGCTGCACGGTGACAGGCTCCGTGAAGAATATCGGCCTGCGATCTACCGGGTCTGCCGGTGCCCAGTACCTGCCATCGTCTCGCTGCCAGCCCTGTGCCTGCGCGCCAGCTGCCAGCTCAGCAGCTACCACCATAAGCAGCAGTAAGCTGTACGCGGCACATAGGCAGGATGTTTGAGGCAGCCTCATACACAAAAATACGCAAAATACATGCCACAGTTGGCGGCCCTATGGCTGCGCGGCCCGGGGCTGTGCGTGGGCTTCTGCCAGGGGTACCGGTGCAGTTTGGCAGCGGCCCTGGGCACAGCTGGCCAGGTAGTTCAGGTAGCCGGGCTGCCAGGCTGCCAGCTTGCTATCGATTTCGGCCAGTGTATGGTGCAGCTGCCTGAGTAGGACCTCGGCCTGGCCCCTGGCGGCCTCCAGGTCTACGGGGTCTTCGGCATTTAGGTCTGTCAGCAGCTGGCTGCTGGCTTGGTATAGCTGCTCCAGCATCCGTAGCTGCTCCGAAAACTGCCGGCGGTAGGCCCCGAACGCCACCTGGCTCAGCGAGTCCTTCTGCACAAAATCATATACATGGGCTGGCCACAGTTGCCGTGGTTTGCGTACAAACAGGCTGTCTTCTGCTACTTGCAGGCTGTCTATTCGGTGCTTCAGGCGGGCTGTTTGGCTCGCCAGCCGCTGGTGTGCACGCGCGGCCGCATGGCCATTGCGTGCGGGCTTGCTTGTACAGCACGGCAGCCCCTGCAGGGCTACACACAGGATAAAAAGCCACAGGCGCATAGCGGTACAAAGTCGGGATCTGTACTACTTAACCAGCTGGCGGCTAATCACCAACTGCTGAATCTCGCTGGTGCCTTCGCCTATGGTGCACAGCTTGGCATCGCGGTAGTACTTTTCTGCCGGATAGTCTTTTATGTATCCATAGCCCCCGTGTATCTGCACGCCCTCGTTGGCCACCCGCACACATACCTCGCTGGCCACATATTTTGCCATGGCACTCTCTTTGGTCATCTGTTGGACTTTGTTCTTCAGGTCGGCAGCCTGGTGGGTCAGCAGCTCCGCTACCTCTATCTCCGTGGCCATCCAGGCCAGCTTGAAGGCAATAGCCTGGTGGTCGAATATGGGTTTTTCAAACTGCTCACGCTCCTGGGCATACTTCAGG is from Bacteroidota bacterium and encodes:
- a CDS encoding DUF4294 domain-containing protein — protein: MVVAAELAAGAQAQGWQRDDGRYWAPADPVDRRPIFFTEPVTVQPPYLADPVEAQREARRRARQMHKITKLRADVLKVYALAKLSGRLLRETNDKLATMPDEKTRKAYTKALEKQLKEEYEGQLRKLTLSQGKVLIKLIHRETNNSAYELIKEYRSGASAVFWQTLATLFGANLKNGYHPTTDVEDAQIEYIVLQFESGDTSLY